Proteins from a single region of Pseudomonas sp. 10S4:
- the coaBC gene encoding bifunctional phosphopantothenoylcysteine decarboxylase/phosphopantothenate--cysteine ligase CoaBC produces MQRLYRKRIVLGVGGGIAAYKSADLVRRLIDQGAEVRVVMTRGGSEFITPLTMQALSGHPVHLDLLDPAAEAAMGHIELAKWADLVLIAPATADLIARLAQGIANDLLTTLVLATDAVVAVAPAMNQAMWRDPATQANLQLLESRGFKSFGPASGSQACGDVGMGRMLEATDLAQCAADCFQRQALTGKHVLITAGPTQENIDPVRYITNHSSGKMGFALAEAAVEAGARVTLITGPVHLPTPDRVTRIDVVSARDMLAACEAAIPCDLFIASAAVADYRPEVVAPQKLKKDPTNGDGLLLQMVRNPDILATIATRPDRPFSVGFAAETEHLLDYAARKLKDKNLDLIVANDVANPSIGFNSEENACSVIDRELHATLFAQTSKSKIARQLITFIADRLNQV; encoded by the coding sequence ATGCAGCGGCTGTATCGGAAACGCATCGTTCTGGGCGTCGGTGGCGGTATTGCTGCCTACAAGAGCGCCGACCTGGTTCGCCGCCTGATCGATCAGGGCGCCGAAGTGCGCGTGGTCATGACCCGTGGCGGCAGCGAGTTCATTACCCCGCTGACCATGCAGGCCTTGTCCGGGCACCCGGTCCACCTCGATCTGCTGGACCCGGCGGCCGAAGCCGCCATGGGCCACATCGAGCTGGCCAAATGGGCCGACCTGGTGCTGATCGCCCCTGCCACCGCAGACTTGATCGCCCGCTTGGCCCAAGGCATTGCCAATGACCTGCTGACCACCTTGGTGCTGGCCACCGACGCCGTGGTCGCCGTTGCACCGGCGATGAACCAGGCCATGTGGCGCGACCCGGCGACCCAAGCCAACCTGCAATTGCTCGAAAGCCGTGGCTTCAAGTCCTTTGGTCCAGCCTCCGGCAGCCAGGCCTGCGGCGACGTCGGCATGGGCCGCATGCTCGAAGCCACCGACCTCGCCCAGTGCGCGGCAGACTGCTTCCAGCGTCAGGCACTGACCGGCAAACACGTACTGATTACCGCCGGCCCGACCCAGGAAAACATCGACCCGGTGCGCTACATCACCAACCACAGCTCCGGCAAAATGGGCTTTGCCCTGGCCGAAGCCGCAGTGGAAGCCGGCGCCCGCGTAACGCTGATCACCGGCCCGGTGCACCTGCCGACCCCGGATCGCGTCACCCGCATCGATGTGGTCAGCGCCCGCGACATGCTCGCCGCCTGTGAAGCCGCGATCCCTTGCGACCTGTTCATTGCTTCGGCAGCGGTCGCGGACTACCGCCCGGAAGTCGTCGCCCCACAGAAACTCAAGAAAGACCCTACGAACGGCGACGGCTTGTTGCTACAGATGGTGCGTAACCCAGACATCCTGGCCACCATCGCCACGCGCCCCGACCGTCCGTTCAGTGTCGGTTTCGCCGCCGAAACCGAACACCTGCTCGATTACGCTGCGCGCAAGTTGAAAGACAAGAACCTCGATTTGATCGTCGCCAATGACGTCGCCAACCCGAGTATTGGCTTCAACAGCGAAGAAAACGCCTGCAGCGTGATCGATCGTGAATTGCACGCCACACTTTTCGCCCAGACCAGCAAGAGCAAGATTGCTCGCCAGCTGATCACTTTTATCGCCGACCGTCTGAACCAGGTTTAA
- the dut gene encoding dUTP diphosphatase: MHALQAKILDPRIGTDFPLPQYATPGSAGLDLRAMLEKDTVIKPGETLLIPTGLSVYIGDPGLAALILPRSGLGHKHGIVLGNLVGLIDSDYQGPLMVSCWNRGQTDFNMVVGERLAQLVLVPVVQAHFEMVEEFVETERGAGGFGHSGSH, translated from the coding sequence ATGCACGCTTTGCAAGCCAAGATCCTCGACCCCCGCATCGGCACCGACTTCCCGCTGCCGCAGTACGCCACCCCAGGCTCCGCCGGCCTCGACCTGCGCGCCATGCTGGAAAAAGACACCGTGATCAAGCCGGGCGAAACCCTGCTGATCCCGACCGGCCTGTCCGTCTACATCGGCGATCCAGGCCTGGCGGCGCTGATTCTGCCGCGCTCAGGCCTGGGCCATAAGCACGGCATCGTGCTGGGCAACCTGGTCGGCCTGATCGACTCCGATTACCAGGGTCCACTGATGGTTTCGTGCTGGAACCGTGGCCAGACCGATTTCAACATGGTGGTCGGCGAGCGTCTGGCTCAACTGGTTTTGGTGCCGGTAGTTCAAGCGCACTTCGAAATGGTCGAAGAGTTCGTTGA
- a CDS encoding cupin domain-containing protein: MNIQDVVDFSQATTQPDRYRPDPAKVLKGDPEQAVYNHYNSPCGQMSAGVWEGEIGQWLVNYTEHEYCEIVQGVSVLRDNDGNSKTLRAGDRFVIPAGFRGTWEVLEACRKIYVVFEQKA; encoded by the coding sequence ATGAATATCCAGGATGTCGTCGACTTCAGCCAAGCCACCACGCAGCCTGATCGCTATCGGCCAGACCCGGCAAAAGTCCTCAAGGGCGACCCAGAGCAAGCGGTGTACAACCACTACAACAGCCCGTGCGGCCAGATGAGCGCCGGCGTGTGGGAAGGCGAAATTGGCCAGTGGCTGGTGAATTACACCGAGCATGAATACTGCGAGATTGTTCAGGGCGTGTCGGTGCTGCGCGATAACGATGGCAACAGCAAAACGCTACGGGCGGGTGATCGCTTTGTCATTCCGGCGGGCTTCCGGGGTACGTGGGAAGTGCTGGAGGCGTGCCGCAAGATTTATGTGGTGTTTGAACAGAAGGCCTAA
- the rpmG gene encoding 50S ribosomal protein L33: protein MRELIRLISSAGTGHFYTTDKNKRTTPDKIEIKKFDPVVRKHVIYKEGKIK from the coding sequence ATGCGTGAATTGATTCGTTTGATTTCGAGCGCCGGTACTGGTCACTTCTACACTACCGACAAAAACAAGCGTACTACTCCGGACAAAATCGAGATCAAGAAATTTGATCCGGTTGTTCGTAAGCACGTGATCTACAAGGAAGGCAAAATCAAGTAA
- the radC gene encoding RadC family protein, translating into MSIRDWPAAERPREKLLEQGSASLSDAELLAIFLRTGVSGKSAVDLARHLLSQFGSLRTLLEADLRAFSSQLGLGPAKFAQLQAVLEMARRHLAERLRRDSVLESPLAVRDYLKAMLRHEPHEVFGCLFLDSKHRVLAFEALFRGSIDSTSVYPRQVVKRALAHNAAALILCHNHPSGNTDPSQADRMLTKRLQEALELIDVRVLDHFIIGDGDPLSMAEYGWM; encoded by the coding sequence ATGAGCATTCGCGATTGGCCGGCAGCAGAGCGGCCGCGAGAGAAGCTTCTTGAACAAGGTTCGGCGAGTCTTTCTGATGCTGAGCTGCTGGCAATCTTTCTACGGACCGGCGTGTCCGGCAAAAGCGCGGTAGACCTGGCGCGACACCTGTTGAGTCAATTCGGCAGTCTGCGCACTTTACTGGAGGCCGATCTACGGGCCTTCAGCAGCCAATTGGGCTTGGGTCCGGCAAAGTTCGCCCAGTTGCAGGCGGTGCTGGAGATGGCCCGGCGGCATCTGGCCGAGCGATTACGCCGGGATTCGGTGCTGGAGAGTCCTTTGGCGGTACGCGACTACCTCAAGGCCATGCTGCGCCATGAGCCCCACGAGGTGTTCGGTTGTCTGTTTCTGGATTCCAAGCACCGGGTACTGGCGTTTGAAGCGCTGTTTCGTGGCTCCATCGACAGCACCAGTGTTTATCCGCGGCAGGTGGTCAAGCGCGCCCTGGCTCACAACGCCGCAGCGCTGATCCTGTGCCACAACCACCCATCGGGCAACACCGACCCCAGTCAGGCCGACCGAATGCTGACCAAGCGCCTGCAAGAGGCGTTGGAGCTGATTGATGTGCGAGTGCTCGACCATTTCATCATTGGGGATGGTGATCCGCTGTCCATGGCCGAGTACGGCTGGATGTAG
- the rpmB gene encoding 50S ribosomal protein L28 — protein MSRVCQVTGKGPVTGNNISHANNKTRRRFLPNLQHHRFWVEEEKRFVRLRVSAKGMRIIDKRGITVVLAEIRKAGKI, from the coding sequence ATGTCGAGAGTATGTCAAGTTACCGGTAAGGGTCCGGTGACTGGGAATAACATTTCCCACGCAAACAACAAAACCCGTCGTCGTTTCCTGCCGAACCTGCAGCATCACCGCTTCTGGGTTGAAGAAGAGAAACGTTTCGTGCGTCTGCGCGTATCTGCCAAAGGCATGCGTATTATCGACAAGCGTGGCATCACTGTCGTGCTGGCCGAAATCCGCAAAGCCGGCAAGATCTAA